From the Francisella frigiditurris genome, one window contains:
- the purD gene encoding phosphoribosylamine--glycine ligase, with amino-acid sequence MFNSNIIKQNINNCLKETSLPIKNKYSGKVRDMYFTDDLSILVSTDRQSAFDRSLGFIPFKGQVLAQTSVWWFKRTRHIVKNHFIDSPDPNVIIARKCKVLPIEFVVRGYITGSTSTSLWTHYEKGGRDYCGNLLPEGLVKNQKLPKNILTPTTKETDHDRPISAADIVKEGWLTQEQWDFASKKALALFEYGQRKAEEHGLILADTKYEFGIDEKTGQILLIDEIHTPDSSRFWLKDSYESHLKQGLEPENIDKEFFRLWFAKHCDPYNDKELPQAPEKLVIELSQKYIKLYEMITGKTFIPPRSNISISTRIFTNVLNYLNKGTSKSMLNILLIGSGSREHAIAKAIKNSKIENNLFCLSGAINPGIEKLTSGYKVANVCDIDAISSYADKHEIDLAIIGPEAPLEAGVADALKANDIKVVGPTKNHAQLETSKGFTRSLIEEYNIGANPFFKKFNSMEGVKETLKQYEKQFVIKADGLCGGKGVVVWGDHIKSMDEAIKHCESLVKEGAEFVIEEKLIGEEFSLISFTDGKNFIHMPAVQDHKRAHEGDTGPNTGGMGTYSDANHSLPFLSDSDIERAKEINEKVAQALHDKFGTPYQGILYGGFMATINDTKVIEYNARFGDPEAMNLLTLLDSDFVEIAQAITEGTLNKVKASFKNQATVCKYLVPLGYPNRSVKNFEIDISQCPKDVELFLGAVDYRDGKLIGTGSRAIAVLGLGDTITEAEKKAENGIKNIYGKLFHRPDIGTKDLINKRIKHMNLLRGNKYKEIK; translated from the coding sequence ATGTTCAATAGCAACATTATTAAACAAAACATAAATAACTGTCTTAAAGAAACAAGCTTACCTATAAAAAATAAATATTCTGGAAAAGTACGAGATATGTATTTTACAGATGATTTAAGCATATTAGTTTCAACAGATAGACAATCTGCTTTTGATAGATCTTTAGGATTTATTCCATTTAAAGGGCAAGTACTTGCTCAGACATCTGTTTGGTGGTTTAAGCGCACAAGACATATTGTAAAAAATCATTTTATTGATTCTCCAGATCCGAATGTTATTATTGCGAGAAAATGTAAAGTTCTACCTATTGAGTTTGTCGTAAGAGGATATATTACAGGCTCTACTTCAACGTCTCTTTGGACACATTATGAAAAAGGTGGGAGAGATTATTGTGGAAATCTTTTACCAGAAGGTTTAGTAAAAAATCAAAAACTTCCAAAAAATATTCTGACACCAACAACTAAAGAAACTGATCATGATAGACCTATCTCAGCAGCTGATATCGTTAAAGAAGGTTGGTTAACCCAAGAGCAATGGGATTTTGCATCTAAAAAAGCATTGGCTTTATTTGAATATGGCCAAAGAAAAGCCGAAGAACATGGATTAATTCTAGCTGATACAAAATATGAATTTGGAATTGATGAAAAAACTGGTCAAATATTATTAATCGATGAGATTCACACTCCAGACAGCTCAAGATTTTGGCTTAAAGATAGCTATGAATCTCATTTAAAACAAGGCTTAGAGCCTGAAAATATTGACAAAGAATTCTTTAGACTATGGTTTGCTAAGCACTGTGATCCATATAACGATAAGGAACTTCCTCAAGCCCCTGAAAAATTAGTTATCGAACTATCACAGAAGTATATAAAACTATATGAGATGATTACTGGAAAAACATTCATTCCGCCTCGCTCTAACATTAGCATTAGCACTAGAATATTCACCAATGTTCTGAATTATTTAAACAAAGGAACTAGTAAATCAATGTTAAATATTCTTTTAATTGGATCTGGAAGTAGAGAACATGCGATCGCAAAAGCGATAAAAAATAGTAAAATTGAAAATAATCTTTTTTGTCTAAGTGGCGCTATTAATCCTGGTATAGAGAAACTTACTAGTGGCTATAAAGTAGCTAATGTATGTGATATAGATGCTATTAGCTCATACGCTGATAAACATGAAATTGATTTAGCAATTATTGGACCAGAAGCTCCTTTAGAAGCTGGTGTAGCAGATGCACTAAAGGCAAATGATATAAAAGTTGTTGGACCAACTAAAAATCATGCTCAACTTGAAACATCAAAAGGTTTTACTAGAAGCTTAATAGAAGAGTATAACATCGGTGCGAATCCTTTCTTTAAAAAATTCAATTCTATGGAAGGAGTAAAAGAAACTCTAAAACAATATGAAAAGCAGTTTGTAATTAAAGCTGATGGTCTATGTGGTGGCAAAGGTGTGGTTGTTTGGGGTGACCACATTAAATCAATGGATGAAGCTATTAAACACTGTGAATCTCTTGTAAAAGAAGGCGCTGAATTTGTAATAGAAGAAAAACTAATTGGTGAAGAATTCTCATTAATCTCCTTTACTGATGGTAAGAATTTCATTCATATGCCCGCTGTACAAGATCATAAACGTGCACATGAGGGAGATACTGGTCCAAATACTGGAGGTATGGGAACATATTCAGATGCTAATCATTCATTACCTTTCTTATCTGATAGTGATATTGAAAGAGCTAAAGAAATCAATGAAAAAGTAGCTCAAGCTCTACATGACAAATTTGGAACTCCATATCAAGGTATCTTATATGGTGGTTTTATGGCAACTATCAATGATACTAAAGTTATTGAATATAATGCTCGTTTTGGTGACCCTGAAGCAATGAATTTGCTTACTCTGCTAGATAGTGATTTTGTTGAAATCGCTCAAGCTATCACTGAAGGAACCCTAAACAAAGTAAAAGCAAGTTTCAAAAACCAAGCAACAGTTTGTAAATATCTAGTTCCTTTAGGCTATCCTAATAGATCTGTTAAAAATTTTGAAATAGATATTTCACAATGCCCTAAAGATGTAGAGCTTTTCCTTGGAGCTGTGGATTATAGAGATGGTAAATTAATTGGTACAGGATCAAGAGCAATTGCAGTTCTAGGACTTGGAGATACAATTACTGAGGCAGAAAAAAAAGCAGAAAATGGAATAAAAAATATTTACGGAAAATTATTTCATAGACCAGATATTGGTACAAAAGATCTTATAAACAAAAGAATCAAGCACATGAACCTACTTAGAGGCAATAAGTACAAGGAAATAAAATAG
- the purN gene encoding phosphoribosylglycinamide formyltransferase, with protein MSKLNLVILGSTRGSNMQAIIDAIQNQELNAHISLVISNKKEAYILERAKSNNIENIFISAKNKTREEYDKIVADEINKYKPDLILLIGYMRILSKDFVNSFKNKILNIHPSLLPKHPGLMDLAVHQAVIDAKDQETGCTIHEVTEEVDNGKIILQLKCKVDKTDSAEELKEKVQELEKKAWIQVIKNWKKEN; from the coding sequence ATGTCCAAATTAAACCTTGTAATATTAGGCTCTACAAGAGGGTCCAATATGCAAGCGATAATAGATGCTATCCAAAATCAAGAGCTTAACGCTCATATCTCTCTTGTCATATCTAACAAAAAAGAAGCTTATATTTTAGAAAGAGCAAAATCTAACAACATAGAAAATATCTTTATTTCAGCTAAAAATAAAACTAGAGAAGAATATGACAAAATAGTAGCTGATGAAATAAACAAATATAAGCCAGATTTAATTCTTTTAATAGGATATATGAGAATTCTAAGTAAAGATTTTGTTAACTCTTTTAAAAACAAAATCCTAAACATCCACCCTTCTTTACTTCCAAAACATCCAGGTTTAATGGATCTAGCTGTACATCAAGCTGTTATTGATGCTAAAGATCAAGAAACAGGATGTACTATACATGAAGTTACAGAAGAAGTAGACAATGGTAAAATTATCTTACAACTAAAGTGTAAAGTTGATAAAACTGACTCTGCAGAAGAGTTAAAAGAAAAAGTTCAAGAACTGGAAAAAAAAGCCTGGATACAGGTTATCAAAAACTGGAAAAAGGAAAATTAA
- the purE gene encoding 5-(carboxyamino)imidazole ribonucleotide mutase: MSVDVGVIMGSKSDWSTMKECCDILDQLNIKYECEVVSAHRTPDKMFSYAETAKDRGIKVIIAGAGGAAHLPGMVAAKTSLPVLGVPVKSSTLNGQDSLLSIVQMPAGIPVATFAIGIAGSKNAALFAASILQHTNKEIGEALEKFRYNQTQTVLDNPNPREE, from the coding sequence ATGAGTGTAGATGTTGGCGTGATTATGGGCTCAAAATCTGACTGGAGCACTATGAAAGAATGCTGTGATATTCTTGATCAGTTAAATATTAAGTATGAATGTGAAGTTGTATCTGCACATCGCACTCCAGATAAGATGTTTTCTTATGCTGAAACAGCAAAAGATAGAGGGATTAAAGTAATTATTGCTGGAGCTGGTGGTGCAGCTCATTTACCAGGAATGGTAGCTGCTAAAACTTCTTTACCTGTATTAGGTGTACCAGTTAAATCAAGTACTCTAAATGGTCAAGATAGCTTACTATCTATAGTTCAAATGCCTGCTGGCATACCAGTTGCAACATTTGCCATTGGTATTGCTGGCAGTAAAAATGCCGCTCTTTTCGCAGCTAGTATTTTACAGCACACAAATAAAGAGATAGGCGAAGCTTTAGAAAAGTTTAGATATAATCAAACTCAAACCGTTTTAGATAATCCAAACCCAAGAGAAGAGTAA
- a CDS encoding 5-(carboxyamino)imidazole ribonucleotide synthase: MKVGIIGAGQLARMLSIAGTPLGIEFHCLGKETDCANDVSKSVKDIPLENINEVVEWTKQFDVITFENENISHELIKAINHDISVYPSAKAIAISQDRLLEKSFMRDHDIQTAVFENIGSLEDLEISVKNHGLPAIIKTRRFGYDGKGQFIIKKQSDVSLAWNALKDAQDGLIYEKFVDFQFEVSQICTADIKGNIAFYPLTKNTHEKGILIESHAPYINDKLTEQGQTIAKKIIKELNYVGTLAIEFFVCNEKLIVNEIAPRVHNSGHWTIDGSITSQFENHVRAITGLILGSTESKETIMLNCIGAMPTNKDLSSLDKVKIHNYNKSSRKGRKVGHLNLNITDETSLYQLLQARKLIKLSQEL, encoded by the coding sequence ATGAAAGTTGGAATTATTGGTGCTGGGCAACTAGCTAGAATGCTTAGTATAGCAGGCACTCCATTAGGAATAGAATTTCATTGCTTAGGAAAAGAGACTGACTGTGCTAATGATGTTTCAAAAAGTGTAAAAGATATTCCATTGGAGAACATAAATGAAGTAGTTGAATGGACTAAGCAGTTTGATGTAATAACCTTTGAAAACGAAAATATTAGTCATGAATTAATTAAAGCTATAAATCATGATATAAGTGTTTACCCTTCTGCTAAGGCTATAGCTATATCACAAGATAGACTATTAGAAAAGTCTTTCATGAGGGATCATGACATTCAAACCGCTGTCTTTGAAAATATTGGAAGCTTAGAAGATCTAGAGATTTCTGTAAAAAATCATGGCTTACCAGCAATTATAAAAACTCGTAGATTTGGCTATGATGGTAAAGGACAATTTATAATTAAAAAGCAATCTGATGTTTCTTTAGCATGGAACGCCTTAAAAGATGCTCAAGACGGGCTTATCTATGAGAAGTTTGTTGATTTTCAATTTGAAGTATCTCAAATATGTACAGCCGATATTAAAGGCAATATAGCTTTTTATCCTCTAACAAAAAATACTCATGAGAAAGGTATACTTATTGAGTCTCATGCACCTTACATTAATGATAAGCTTACTGAACAAGGACAAACCATAGCTAAAAAAATTATCAAAGAGCTTAATTATGTAGGTACCCTTGCTATAGAATTCTTTGTCTGTAATGAAAAATTAATTGTTAATGAAATTGCTCCTCGTGTCCACAATAGCGGACACTGGACTATAGACGGTTCTATAACCTCTCAATTTGAAAACCATGTTCGAGCAATTACTGGCTTAATACTTGGTTCAACAGAAAGTAAAGAAACTATAATGCTTAATTGTATTGGCGCAATGCCGACTAATAAAGATCTTTCCTCTTTAGATAAGGTCAAAATACATAACTATAATAAAAGTTCACGCAAGGGTCGCAAGGTTGGACATTTAAACCTCAACATCACAGATGAGACTAGCCTATATCAATTATTACAAGCTAGAAAATTAATAAAGCTTTCTCAGGAGTTATAA
- a CDS encoding epoxyqueuosine reductase QueH: MMNEKYLLDNYERPTLETPDKSKKVLLHSCCAPCAGEIMEALAASDLEVTIFFYNPNIHPTEEYIIRKEENKRFAEKLGMDFIDADYDKDNWFNLAKGMENEPERGIRCTMCFDMRFVKTADYAHKNGFSVISSTLGISKWKNMSQINTSGVKAAGLYENMHYWDFNWRKEGGSYRMLEISKKENFYQQEYCGCAYSLRDTNNWRLQNGKEKIKRGVKYYGV; this comes from the coding sequence ATGATGAATGAAAAATATTTATTAGATAATTATGAAAGACCTACACTAGAAACTCCTGATAAAAGTAAGAAAGTTCTTCTACACTCATGCTGTGCTCCATGTGCTGGAGAAATAATGGAAGCCCTAGCTGCTTCAGACTTAGAAGTAACTATATTTTTCTACAACCCAAACATTCACCCAACTGAAGAATACATAATTAGAAAAGAAGAGAATAAAAGATTTGCAGAGAAGCTAGGTATGGATTTTATCGATGCTGATTACGATAAAGATAATTGGTTTAACCTCGCAAAAGGAATGGAGAATGAACCTGAAAGAGGTATTAGATGCACTATGTGTTTTGATATGAGATTTGTCAAAACTGCTGACTATGCACATAAAAATGGATTTAGTGTAATTTCCAGCACATTAGGGATATCCAAATGGAAAAACATGTCTCAAATAAACACCTCAGGAGTTAAAGCAGCTGGTCTATATGAAAACATGCATTATTGGGATTTCAACTGGCGTAAGGAAGGAGGATCTTATAGAATGCTTGAGATTTCAAAAAAGGAAAATTTTTATCAACAAGAATATTGTGGATGCGCATATAGCTTAAGAGATACTAATAACTGGCGTCTACAGAATGGCAAAGAAAAAATCAAAAGAGGTGTAAAATATTACGGAGTTTAA
- a CDS encoding GNAT family N-acetyltransferase, with product MNYKIFEIERLIIKPTCISDAEFIYALMNTPKWIKYIGDRNINTIEDARNYIKIKIHPQLEDLAIQVLR from the coding sequence GTGAACTATAAAATATTTGAAATAGAAAGACTTATAATTAAGCCGACTTGTATAAGTGATGCTGAATTTATTTATGCCTTAATGAATACACCTAAGTGGATTAAGTATATTGGTGATAGGAATATTAATACTATTGAAGATGCAAGAAATTATATAAAGATTAAAATCCACCCTCAATTAGAAGACTTGGCTATTCAAGTTTTACGTTAA
- a CDS encoding YraN family protein, whose translation MLKTEIGALGEDKAVNFLKSKSFEIIDKNYKALPYGEIDLIALDDQTLVFVEVKYRKSVKFGTTEEMISISKQKKIINTAQIFLQQNESFSNYECRFDVIAITNNEINWIRAAFNSN comes from the coding sequence ATGCTAAAAACTGAAATTGGAGCTTTAGGTGAAGATAAAGCTGTAAACTTTTTAAAATCTAAATCTTTTGAAATTATTGACAAAAATTATAAAGCATTACCTTATGGTGAAATAGATCTAATAGCTTTAGATGATCAAACTCTTGTATTTGTTGAGGTAAAGTATAGGAAATCTGTAAAATTTGGCACAACCGAGGAAATGATTTCTATTTCAAAGCAAAAAAAGATAATAAATACGGCTCAGATATTTCTACAACAAAATGAGAGTTTTTCTAATTATGAATGTCGCTTTGATGTGATTGCGATAACTAATAATGAAATAAATTGGATAAGAGCTGCTTTTAATAGCAATTAA
- a CDS encoding M3 family metallopeptidase: MNSLLVESSLPKLADFKDSEVKEAVDYVLQKAEILVKDVIKHSAKKCSELQKLEEADEKITQVFSSIAHMNAVCNSEQLRKDYEYAVAKVTEYYTKLGQNKELYSFYKAINEIKLNSEQKQAVKKALIGFEKSGVDLEESKRQRLQEISQELAQLNSKFENNVLDATMSWSYKTNDIKELDGLSENVIKAAEKKAKAKEVAEKYMLGLDIPTYLAVMQQANNRALREKFYKAYCTKASKYFDDPKFNNDDNIEKILSLRLEKSQILEFDNYAEYSLFTKMAETPEQVLELLENLLIKSKSQAKEELNELKGYAKKCGFNEDIKPWDLAFFSEKLKKDKFDFTEEELRKYFPLEKVLNGLFVILNNIYGLDIEEDLKEPKYTPEEKIFNFSKNGELIGSIICDFFARDSKRGGAWMDGSRTSYIKSCSSRQKPVAYVNCNFMPPSDDGSNITHSDAVTLFHEFGHALHHILSVVSVPSISGTHGVEWDAVELPSQFMENFCWCKEGIELISGARDGSKLTKEQLDKLVGARHFHSALMMVRQLEFGVFDMNIHRKKITSVDDVQKELDAVRAEIGLLKPPVYNKFQNGFTHIFAGGYAAGYYSYKWAEILSSDVFSRFEEEGVFSKQVGQELLDNIISKGSSRDAMDNFVAFMGRKPSEEALLRHSGIRC, translated from the coding sequence ATGAATTCTTTATTAGTTGAGTCAAGTTTGCCAAAATTGGCAGATTTTAAAGATTCTGAAGTAAAAGAAGCTGTTGATTATGTTTTACAGAAAGCTGAGATATTAGTTAAAGATGTTATTAAGCACTCAGCTAAAAAATGTAGTGAATTACAGAAATTAGAAGAGGCTGATGAGAAGATAACGCAAGTGTTTTCATCTATTGCTCATATGAATGCAGTTTGTAATTCAGAACAATTACGAAAAGATTATGAATATGCAGTTGCAAAGGTTACAGAATATTACACAAAGCTTGGACAAAATAAGGAGCTTTATTCTTTTTATAAAGCTATAAATGAGATAAAGTTGAATTCTGAACAGAAACAGGCTGTGAAAAAAGCATTAATAGGTTTTGAAAAATCTGGTGTAGATTTAGAGGAAAGTAAAAGACAGCGCTTGCAAGAAATAAGTCAGGAATTAGCTCAGCTAAATAGTAAGTTTGAGAATAATGTGCTTGATGCAACTATGTCTTGGAGTTACAAAACTAATGATATAAAAGAGTTAGATGGTTTATCTGAGAATGTTATAAAAGCTGCTGAAAAGAAGGCGAAAGCGAAAGAAGTGGCTGAAAAATATATGCTAGGTTTAGATATTCCAACATATCTGGCAGTAATGCAACAAGCAAATAATAGAGCCCTGAGAGAGAAATTTTATAAAGCATATTGCACTAAGGCATCTAAGTATTTTGATGATCCTAAGTTTAATAATGATGATAATATCGAGAAAATACTTTCATTAAGATTAGAAAAGTCTCAAATTTTAGAATTTGATAATTATGCAGAGTATTCTTTATTTACAAAGATGGCTGAAACTCCCGAGCAAGTACTAGAGCTGTTAGAGAACCTCTTAATAAAGTCAAAGAGTCAGGCTAAAGAAGAGTTAAATGAGCTAAAAGGATATGCTAAAAAATGTGGCTTTAATGAAGACATCAAACCATGGGATTTGGCATTTTTTTCTGAAAAACTAAAAAAAGATAAGTTTGATTTTACAGAAGAGGAGCTTAGAAAGTATTTTCCTTTAGAAAAAGTTTTAAATGGTTTATTTGTAATTTTAAATAATATATATGGCTTAGATATTGAAGAAGATTTAAAAGAGCCTAAATACACTCCAGAAGAAAAAATATTTAATTTTAGTAAGAATGGTGAATTAATAGGGAGCATTATTTGTGATTTCTTTGCTAGAGATAGCAAGCGTGGTGGCGCATGGATGGATGGATCTCGGACATCTTACATTAAAAGTTGTTCTTCAAGACAAAAACCTGTTGCATACGTGAATTGTAATTTTATGCCACCTTCAGATGATGGTTCTAATATAACTCATAGTGATGCAGTTACTTTGTTTCATGAATTTGGTCATGCGTTACATCATATCCTATCTGTAGTAAGTGTGCCTTCTATTTCTGGGACTCATGGTGTTGAGTGGGATGCTGTGGAACTGCCAAGTCAATTTATGGAGAATTTTTGCTGGTGTAAAGAAGGTATTGAATTAATATCTGGTGCTAGAGATGGGTCTAAATTAACAAAAGAACAATTAGACAAACTTGTTGGAGCTAGGCATTTTCATTCCGCATTAATGATGGTTCGTCAATTAGAGTTTGGAGTGTTTGACATGAATATTCATAGAAAAAAGATTACTTCTGTTGATGATGTTCAGAAAGAACTGGATGCAGTAAGAGCAGAGATAGGTCTATTAAAACCTCCTGTTTATAATAAGTTTCAAAATGGATTTACACATATTTTTGCAGGTGGATATGCAGCTGGCTATTATAGCTATAAATGGGCAGAGATTTTATCATCTGATGTTTTCTCAAGGTTTGAAGAAGAGGGGGTTTTTTCTAAGCAGGTTGGGCAAGAGCTTCTAGATAATATTATATCTAAAGGTTCTTCGCGTGATGCTATGGATAATTTTGTAGCCTTTATGGGTAGGAAACCTAGTGAAGAAGCCTTATTGAGACATAGTGGAATCAGATGCTAA
- a CDS encoding Mth938-like domain-containing protein: protein MMSFTEEKFDTPIFFNEYTKGLFKLNIGNFRNTLILSRESILSSDNKIETINDISTEHLDLLLKTNPEIILIGTGKKQTLPPVEIMNYLAKYGKNLDFMDSNTACKTYNLLANENRSVGCIIII from the coding sequence ATGATGAGTTTCACAGAAGAAAAATTTGATACACCGATTTTTTTTAATGAATATACAAAAGGATTATTTAAATTAAATATTGGGAATTTTAGAAATACTTTAATTTTATCAAGAGAATCAATATTAAGCTCTGACAATAAAATAGAAACTATAAATGATATATCTACTGAACATTTAGATTTATTACTTAAAACAAATCCTGAAATAATCCTTATAGGGACAGGGAAAAAACAAACATTGCCTCCTGTAGAGATAATGAATTATTTAGCTAAATATGGTAAAAACTTGGATTTCATGGATAGTAATACAGCATGCAAGACATACAATCTTTTAGCAAATGAAAATAGAAGTGTTGGTTGCATAATTATTATTTAG
- a CDS encoding TUL4 family lipoprotein: MNKTLKLSFLLTSLLALAGCSTLGGDDKSKDTNNDGSQAVATTSTTGEPTAKVKLSKNNKDEIIAKIWTTYNGNPEGSVKLHWQAPTGTGCYDTQFPITKYGESKDMTWATVELKQGNKYCTGNWTASVMFDGKAIATDSITIK; this comes from the coding sequence ATGAATAAAACACTTAAATTAAGCTTTTTATTAACTTCATTATTAGCTTTAGCAGGTTGCTCTACTCTAGGTGGAGATGACAAGTCTAAAGATACAAATAACGATGGTTCTCAAGCTGTTGCTACTACTTCAACTACTGGCGAACCTACTGCAAAAGTTAAGTTAAGCAAAAACAACAAAGATGAAATAATTGCTAAAATTTGGACGACCTATAATGGAAATCCAGAAGGTAGTGTTAAGCTACATTGGCAAGCACCTACTGGCACTGGTTGTTATGATACTCAGTTCCCTATCACTAAATATGGTGAATCAAAAGATATGACTTGGGCAACTGTTGAACTTAAGCAAGGAAATAAATACTGTACAGGTAACTGGACAGCTAGCGTAATGTTTGATGGTAAAGCAATCGCTACAGACTCAATAACTATCAAATAA
- a CDS encoding TUL4 family lipoprotein, whose protein sequence is MKNRFVIFVFVLLTLGLASCSTYNSFVDSFYSDSDGVQVDSDTNTVENPDNDGETVTTDDPNATITLAYNKNLHSIDAKIITNWNGAPQGSVYLSWETPEDTSCYNTAFPIAKFKEIEDYSTDSQSVLYNNQICAGTWKAIITDKSDGSVLASSTIKILSE, encoded by the coding sequence ATGAAAAATCGTTTTGTAATATTTGTCTTTGTTTTGTTAACACTAGGTTTAGCTAGCTGTAGTACTTATAATTCTTTTGTAGATTCTTTTTATAGTGATAGTGATGGAGTGCAAGTAGACTCTGACACAAATACTGTAGAGAATCCTGATAATGATGGAGAAACTGTTACTACAGATGATCCTAATGCTACAATAACTTTAGCCTATAACAAAAATCTGCACTCGATAGATGCGAAAATAATCACTAATTGGAATGGAGCTCCTCAAGGATCTGTTTACTTATCTTGGGAAACTCCAGAAGATACAAGCTGTTATAACACAGCCTTCCCAATAGCAAAATTTAAAGAAATAGAAGATTACTCAACAGACTCTCAAAGTGTACTATATAACAATCAAATATGTGCTGGAACTTGGAAAGCTATAATCACAGATAAGTCAGATGGCTCTGTTTTAGCTAGCTCAACGATAAAAATCCTTTCAGAATAA
- a CDS encoding O-antigen ligase family protein: MQLKQTSFKMLQNIKKIQLDDFIFYFLSILLFTIFLMPYREYIPMNIVISNTSGGTKYLNDIISANKNLFFERYTLLFYGTSFSLFLILINKKILQGIILRFLSLNKTNIISIILFFIFGFISACFAISPSIAFKGVGFTLAMLILSIFIANYIQQKPEKIKYLFIIVLLSIIFYGGMLFLQLSLSNFSIYGQTVAGNIQKVLLFTYNTLNPRFLDNYFSWFVPFLLLPWIMNYRPILKIGAFLALSIIWFVIINHTFRTIFLEYIIIFIFLAIFDRKLLAKIFILIILSLLVGALINLGIHELVLVQENKSVTTLFRDGDSGRFLIWREAFRIGLEHPLTGIGQWNYIAVTKTSETYPHNLFLEIWSQWGIPAFICFIIIIGYSIRFTLINLKDLLTHKPYNIFLFMLIAGMIDGMLNAMFKTSLGLFGAIFVFGLFMSSYKVKEECKSISLYQISILRIIISITIFSIVIIPLIWKPLWV; encoded by the coding sequence ATGCAACTTAAACAAACTAGTTTCAAAATGCTTCAAAATATAAAAAAAATACAACTTGATGATTTCATTTTTTATTTTTTATCTATTCTTTTATTTACGATTTTCCTAATGCCTTATAGAGAATATATTCCTATGAATATTGTTATAAGTAATACTTCGGGAGGCACAAAATATTTAAATGACATTATTTCAGCAAATAAAAACCTTTTCTTTGAAAGGTACACACTTTTATTTTATGGAACATCATTTTCTTTATTCTTGATTCTTATTAATAAAAAAATTCTTCAAGGAATAATTCTAAGATTTTTAAGTCTTAATAAAACAAATATAATCTCAATAATACTATTCTTTATCTTTGGCTTCATTTCTGCATGCTTTGCCATATCTCCATCAATTGCATTTAAAGGAGTTGGTTTTACTCTTGCAATGCTGATATTAAGTATTTTCATAGCAAACTATATTCAACAAAAGCCTGAAAAAATAAAATATCTTTTTATTATAGTTCTTTTATCTATAATTTTTTATGGAGGCATGCTCTTTTTACAACTGTCTTTATCAAACTTTTCTATTTATGGACAAACTGTCGCTGGAAATATACAAAAAGTATTACTATTTACTTATAACACTTTAAATCCAAGATTTTTAGATAATTATTTTTCATGGTTCGTTCCATTCTTACTTTTACCATGGATAATGAATTACAGGCCAATTCTAAAAATAGGAGCTTTTTTAGCTCTTTCTATAATATGGTTTGTAATAATAAATCATACCTTTAGAACTATATTTTTAGAATATATAATCATATTTATATTTTTAGCTATCTTTGATAGAAAATTATTAGCAAAAATATTTATTCTAATAATTCTATCTTTATTAGTTGGAGCTTTAATAAATTTAGGAATACATGAACTTGTATTAGTACAGGAAAATAAATCCGTGACTACTCTATTTAGAGATGGAGATAGTGGAAGGTTCTTAATATGGAGAGAGGCTTTTAGAATAGGGTTGGAACATCCTTTAACTGGTATTGGACAATGGAATTATATTGCTGTAACAAAAACTTCAGAAACTTACCCCCACAATCTTTTTTTAGAAATATGGTCACAATGGGGTATTCCTGCTTTTATATGCTTCATTATAATTATAGGCTATAGCATAAGATTCACTCTTATAAACTTAAAAGATCTTTTAACTCACAAGCCTTATAATATTTTCCTATTCATGCTTATAGCTGGTATGATTGACGGAATGCTAAATGCCATGTTTAAGACATCTTTAGGATTATTTGGAGCAATATTTGTTTTTGGCTTATTTATGTCATCTTATAAAGTCAAAGAAGAATGTAAAAGCATTTCCTTATATCAAATATCTATATTAAGAATAATTATTAGTATAACTATTTTCTCAATAGTAATTATCCCTCTAATATGGAAGCCCTTATGGGTATAA